From a single Flavobacteriales bacterium genomic region:
- a CDS encoding YigZ family protein, whose translation METSDIFRTVAGDSEGIYREKGSKFIAFAFPIADEEQFKERALLIAKQHPASRHVCYGWVLGDNGEHTRANDDGEPNGTAGKPILRYIQGNDLTYCAVAVVRYFGGTLLGKGGLVQAYGESARLALESASIVERIVRDTIQVVCNYSDYDAIKQEVLNSDGRILETAFTEKCVARIALPKSAVDPFMEKWALSDATFTRTDP comes from the coding sequence ATGGAGACCTCCGATATTTTCAGGACCGTTGCAGGAGATAGTGAAGGGATCTATCGTGAAAAAGGGAGCAAGTTCATTGCCTTTGCATTTCCAATTGCGGATGAAGAGCAGTTCAAGGAGCGTGCATTGTTGATCGCAAAACAACACCCCGCGTCACGTCATGTTTGTTACGGCTGGGTGCTTGGTGATAATGGCGAACACACACGAGCGAATGATGACGGCGAACCAAATGGTACCGCCGGCAAACCAATACTCCGATACATTCAAGGGAATGACCTTACCTATTGCGCAGTTGCAGTGGTCCGTTATTTCGGGGGCACGCTATTAGGCAAAGGTGGGCTTGTACAAGCCTATGGAGAAAGTGCTCGCTTGGCATTGGAGAGTGCATCCATTGTTGAACGCATTGTTAGAGACACGATCCAAGTTGTCTGCAACTATTCGGACTACGATGCGATCAAGCAAGAGGTTCTGAATTCGGATGGCCGGATCCTTGAAACTGCGTTCACGGAAAAGTGCGTAGCACGCATTGCCCTTCCGAAAAGTGCCGTGGATCCATTCATGGAAAAATGGGCACTCAGTGACGCGACCTTCACGCGGACCGATCCATAA
- a CDS encoding DMT family transporter — MVLVTLSAISGAAIFLLFRIFDKRNIPILPVITLNYFVAFLFGALYSQPWLAGDLSKLWLPSAGVGTLFIGVFYLTALSTQRAGVAASTVASKLSLVITVLFTVLIYNERPTILAWIGIVCALVAVPLSAMGKGAEARNWKLPLLLFFGTASIDISLNAVQRMHLTPATEGVFPTMCFIWAGGIALLFIWRNKMFAAFKDPKVWIGGIVLGVINFFALLFILQALAHSGLPASTVFPLLSIGVILLGTIGSYLIFRDRPSRPQFIGIAVAVIALALLVTK; from the coding sequence ATGGTTCTGGTAACGCTTTCCGCAATTTCCGGCGCAGCGATCTTTTTGTTGTTCCGCATTTTCGATAAGCGTAACATTCCTATTCTGCCGGTTATTACGTTGAACTATTTCGTAGCATTTCTGTTCGGAGCATTGTACTCTCAACCTTGGCTTGCAGGCGATCTTTCGAAGCTATGGTTACCAAGTGCCGGTGTAGGGACATTGTTCATCGGCGTATTCTATCTGACTGCACTTTCTACACAACGCGCTGGTGTGGCTGCCAGCACGGTGGCGAGCAAACTCAGTTTGGTGATCACGGTCCTGTTCACTGTCCTTATATACAATGAACGACCAACGATATTGGCGTGGATCGGGATCGTGTGTGCATTGGTGGCTGTGCCACTTTCGGCCATGGGCAAGGGTGCTGAAGCGCGGAACTGGAAGCTACCCCTTTTACTTTTTTTCGGAACTGCATCCATCGATATCTCCTTGAACGCCGTGCAGCGAATGCACCTGACACCGGCAACGGAAGGTGTGTTCCCAACGATGTGTTTCATATGGGCCGGAGGTATCGCATTGCTATTTATTTGGCGCAACAAAATGTTCGCAGCCTTCAAAGACCCTAAGGTCTGGATCGGCGGGATCGTTCTGGGTGTCATTAATTTCTTCGCCTTATTATTCATCCTACAGGCCCTAGCGCATAGTGGACTCCCGGCCAGTACGGTGTTTCCATTGCTGAGTATCGGTGTGATCCTTCTCGGCACAATAGGTTCGTACCTCATATTCCGCGACCGCCCAAGCAGACCGCAATTCATTGGTATCGCTGTTGCCGTTATTGCACTTGCTTTATTGGTGACCAAGTGA
- the prmC gene encoding peptide chain release factor N(5)-glutamine methyltransferase: MEQHSLDLLTDDQKNDLEATLGRLVRGEPLQYVLGNALFMGLELFVGPGVLIPRPETEELVERIVSNGSVPKRIVDIGTGSGCIALALKQAFPDSSVIGLDVSIQALAIAERNAISTKLDVQFVNADVLADSFAIPHGTDLIVSNPPYIRRTEELSLATHVREHEPGLALFVEDGDPLLFYRRIAEQAKVALIPGGAIWFEGHQIFATDVGVMLGDMGYRSVNIAQDLSGNPRFISAIR, translated from the coding sequence ATGGAACAACATTCATTGGATCTACTTACTGATGACCAGAAGAACGATCTTGAAGCAACGCTGGGCAGATTGGTGAGAGGCGAACCACTACAATATGTATTGGGCAATGCGTTGTTCATGGGCTTGGAGCTCTTTGTGGGCCCGGGTGTACTTATCCCAAGGCCGGAGACGGAAGAATTGGTGGAACGCATTGTTTCCAACGGATCAGTTCCGAAACGCATTGTTGATATTGGGACGGGAAGTGGCTGCATCGCCTTAGCGCTGAAACAAGCTTTTCCGGATTCGAGCGTTATCGGATTGGATGTGTCAATTCAAGCGCTGGCGATCGCGGAACGTAATGCCATTTCAACAAAGTTGGATGTGCAATTCGTAAATGCGGATGTATTAGCTGACTCTTTCGCAATTCCACATGGAACTGACCTGATCGTGAGCAATCCACCATATATACGGCGAACAGAAGAGCTTTCTCTAGCGACCCACGTTCGGGAGCACGAGCCCGGGTTGGCTTTGTTCGTGGAGGATGGTGACCCCTTACTATTCTACCGACGGATCGCTGAACAAGCCAAGGTCGCATTAATTCCTGGCGGCGCTATCTGGTTCGAAGGACATCAAATTTTCGCAACGGATGTGGGTGTAATGCTTGGCGATATGGGCTATCGGTCGGTGAACATTGCACAGGATCTGAGTGGGAATCCACGTTTCATTAGTGCTATTCGATGA
- a CDS encoding 3'-5' exonuclease: protein MDFLALDFETATPQLDSPCELGIAIVRGGVVREVKNWLIKPRYWPYFSPWNVAVHGIRPEHVSDAPRWEEIWPEVAEVLSGATIVAHNASFDMGVLRSTLASHSIPHPTFQYFCSVSMARKVWPGFPKNDLKTLCVRHGIPLQHHRAGNDAEATAELVIRAAEQKGAEDVTGFLLGEKLKVGGFYPGGCRTPGGKVVTCRI from the coding sequence ATGGATTTTCTTGCACTTGATTTTGAGACTGCCACACCGCAATTGGATAGCCCATGCGAATTGGGCATTGCAATTGTGAGAGGCGGCGTGGTGCGTGAAGTCAAGAACTGGTTGATCAAGCCGCGGTATTGGCCGTATTTCAGTCCGTGGAATGTTGCGGTTCATGGGATCCGGCCAGAGCATGTGTCCGATGCGCCGCGTTGGGAAGAGATCTGGCCAGAAGTGGCTGAAGTCTTGAGTGGCGCAACCATCGTAGCGCACAATGCGAGTTTCGATATGGGCGTGTTGCGCAGTACGTTGGCAAGTCATTCCATTCCGCACCCAACGTTCCAGTATTTCTGTAGCGTGAGCATGGCGCGCAAAGTGTGGCCGGGCTTTCCAAAGAACGATCTGAAAACGCTCTGTGTGCGACACGGCATTCCACTACAACACCACCGCGCAGGAAATGACGCCGAGGCCACTGCGGAATTAGTGATCCGCGCTGCGGAACAAAAAGGCGCGGAGGATGTTACCGGATTTCTATTGGGCGAGAAGCTGAAGGTCGGCGGATTCTACCCCGGAGGTTGCCGCACACCAGGCGGAAAGGTCGTGACGTGTAGGATCTGA
- the ligA gene encoding NAD-dependent DNA ligase LigA has product MENSAAKLRMDELGKVLEHHNYLYYVNASPEISDQEFDGLLKELNDLETTYPELADPNSPTQRVGGDITKNFPSATHKWPMLSLSNSYSREEVAEFVARVDKEVGKATYVMELKYDGVAISLTYTNGRLVRGVTRGDGTKGEEVTANVRTVHAIPMRLRGEGWPMEFEVRGEIVLLREQFERLNAQRSAAGEELYANPRNTAAGSLKLQDPKEVARRGLNNFIHGMQGDDLPTRSHYDNLVNAGKWGFHVPDPERRFIERATDLEGIMAFIDHWDTHRHGLEVETDGVVIKVDDIAVQEELGSTAKSPRWAIAYKFQAEQALTRLNNVVYQVGRTGAITPVAELDPVQLAGTTVKRASIHNADQIAKLDLHIGDMVQVEKGGEIIPKITGVDLTQRPADAPTVRFPDGCPECNTPLIRLEGEVQHYCPNEHLCPPQITGRIQHFVGRKAMDMDGLGGETVEELFRAGLVNNIADLYSLKKDQLVALGKGWGEKSADQVMKGIEASKKVPFERVLFAIGIRHVGETVAKKIARSVGSMERLVDLDQQALVGMEEVGPVIAESIVDFFAVQGNRDVLQQLKDHGVRMELDPSEITLVGDKLKDKTFVVSGVFRNYTRDSIKEAIEHNGGKVSGSISSKTSYVLAGADMGPAKRTKAEQLKVQVIDEDEFDRMIHP; this is encoded by the coding sequence ATGGAGAATAGTGCGGCGAAGCTTCGGATGGATGAACTCGGCAAAGTGCTGGAGCATCATAACTATTTGTACTACGTGAACGCTTCACCGGAGATCTCGGATCAAGAGTTCGATGGCCTCTTGAAGGAATTGAATGATCTGGAAACGACCTACCCGGAACTAGCGGATCCGAATAGTCCCACGCAGCGGGTTGGAGGTGATATCACCAAGAATTTCCCGTCAGCGACCCATAAGTGGCCGATGCTTTCTCTGAGCAATTCCTATAGCCGGGAAGAAGTCGCCGAATTCGTTGCGCGCGTGGATAAGGAAGTTGGTAAGGCTACCTACGTCATGGAGTTGAAGTATGACGGAGTGGCCATCAGCCTTACGTATACCAATGGCCGGTTGGTCCGCGGAGTAACACGCGGGGATGGAACGAAAGGCGAGGAGGTAACTGCTAACGTTCGCACGGTGCATGCCATTCCGATGCGCCTTCGCGGTGAGGGTTGGCCAATGGAATTCGAAGTGCGAGGAGAGATCGTTCTGTTGCGCGAACAATTCGAGAGGTTGAATGCACAGCGCTCAGCGGCAGGAGAGGAATTGTATGCCAATCCACGGAACACGGCAGCAGGCTCCCTGAAACTCCAGGATCCGAAGGAGGTTGCGCGACGAGGCTTGAACAACTTCATTCACGGTATGCAAGGTGATGATCTGCCTACACGATCACACTACGATAATCTGGTCAATGCTGGTAAATGGGGGTTTCACGTACCTGATCCGGAACGGCGCTTCATAGAACGGGCCACGGACCTTGAAGGGATCATGGCATTCATTGATCATTGGGATACGCATCGTCATGGCTTGGAAGTTGAAACGGACGGCGTCGTAATTAAAGTAGATGATATCGCGGTACAGGAGGAATTGGGGAGTACGGCAAAAAGTCCGCGCTGGGCGATCGCGTATAAATTTCAAGCCGAGCAAGCATTGACCAGGCTCAACAACGTGGTCTACCAAGTCGGTCGTACGGGGGCCATAACGCCGGTCGCGGAGCTGGATCCAGTGCAATTAGCGGGAACTACAGTAAAGCGTGCATCGATCCACAATGCTGATCAGATCGCGAAGTTGGACCTCCACATTGGCGATATGGTCCAAGTGGAAAAGGGAGGCGAGATCATACCCAAGATCACAGGTGTGGATCTAACACAACGGCCTGCTGATGCACCAACTGTGAGGTTCCCGGATGGGTGTCCCGAATGCAATACGCCGTTGATCCGGTTGGAAGGAGAGGTGCAGCATTACTGCCCGAATGAACATTTGTGCCCACCGCAGATCACTGGACGGATCCAACATTTCGTAGGGCGTAAGGCCATGGATATGGACGGCCTCGGTGGCGAAACGGTCGAAGAACTCTTCAGAGCAGGATTGGTGAATAACATTGCTGACCTCTACAGTCTAAAGAAGGATCAACTTGTAGCACTTGGAAAAGGGTGGGGTGAAAAAAGTGCCGATCAGGTCATGAAGGGAATAGAGGCAAGCAAGAAAGTCCCGTTCGAGCGCGTGCTATTTGCGATAGGGATCAGGCATGTGGGCGAAACAGTGGCCAAGAAGATCGCCCGGTCCGTAGGTAGTATGGAACGATTGGTAGATCTGGATCAGCAGGCACTTGTGGGCATGGAAGAAGTAGGTCCGGTCATCGCGGAGAGCATTGTGGATTTCTTTGCTGTACAAGGGAATCGGGACGTTCTGCAACAACTAAAGGACCATGGCGTGCGCATGGAATTGGACCCCTCTGAAATAACGTTGGTCGGAGATAAGCTTAAAGATAAGACCTTCGTGGTCTCCGGAGTGTTCCGGAACTACACGCGAGATAGCATCAAAGAAGCGATAGAACATAACGGTGGCAAGGTCTCTGGGTCCATATCCAGCAAGACCAGTTATGTACTGGCAGGAGCGGATATGGGGCCGGCAAAGCGCACCAAAGCTGAGCAATTGAAGGTGCAGGTCATTGATGAGGACGAATTCGATCGGATGATCCACCCATGA
- a CDS encoding acyl-CoA thioesterase, with product MYSQRTSFRVRYGETDQMGYVYYGDYAEYFEVGRVEALRSIGFPYRRLEDEGMMLPVRDMHVTYHLPARYDDLITVFTYIDVLPSVRFAFRYEVKNEKGELLTEATTTLVFVEKGTMKPCRAPQQLIDALAPYFEKK from the coding sequence ATGTACAGTCAGAGAACATCGTTCAGGGTGAGATATGGTGAAACCGACCAGATGGGTTATGTCTATTATGGTGACTATGCGGAGTACTTCGAGGTAGGTAGGGTAGAGGCATTGCGAAGCATCGGCTTCCCGTATCGCAGATTGGAAGATGAAGGGATGATGCTCCCTGTGCGTGACATGCACGTAACCTATCATTTACCTGCTCGGTATGACGATCTGATCACTGTGTTCACGTACATTGATGTGTTACCAAGTGTGCGTTTTGCATTTCGCTACGAGGTAAAGAATGAAAAAGGTGAGTTGTTGACCGAGGCCACGACGACGTTGGTCTTTGTTGAAAAAGGAACGATGAAACCTTGCCGTGCACCACAGCAATTGATAGATGCTTTAGCTCCTTACTTCGAAAAGAAATAG
- the ribD gene encoding bifunctional diaminohydroxyphosphoribosylaminopyrimidine deaminase/5-amino-6-(5-phosphoribosylamino)uracil reductase RibD produces MQRCLDLATRGIGAVGSNPMVGCVLVQGDQLLAEGWHRSFGGPHAEVECLNAFGQSPIPPDAILYVNLEPCAHHGKTPPCADLIIARGVRHVVIGQQDPFPAVSGTGIQRMKDAGIEVTGPINEAQCHWYQRRFLTSVEHNRPYVILKWARSADGFLDQHPRNDRTVQRISGAASNALVHTWRSQEQAILVGSRTVLNDDPQLTTRLVHGPSPIRLILDRQGNTPALSKVYDRSTPSILFTRERRDDIDIDIEQELIGINDDPIECIFKAAHERSIRSILVEGGAELLNHFIEKDHWDEARVIYGKPLFGKGTPAPMLYASATRTLAIEEDTITFHINPRSPSLLGINPLVQWFW; encoded by the coding sequence ATGCAACGTTGCTTGGACCTCGCGACCCGCGGGATCGGAGCAGTAGGGTCCAATCCGATGGTGGGCTGCGTGCTGGTGCAGGGAGATCAACTGCTTGCAGAAGGATGGCATAGATCATTCGGAGGTCCGCATGCTGAGGTAGAATGCTTGAATGCCTTTGGTCAAAGCCCGATTCCACCTGATGCGATCCTATACGTGAATCTCGAACCGTGCGCACACCATGGCAAAACTCCACCTTGCGCAGACCTGATCATTGCGCGTGGTGTAAGGCACGTTGTGATCGGTCAGCAAGATCCTTTTCCTGCGGTTTCAGGCACCGGTATCCAGCGCATGAAGGACGCAGGAATTGAGGTGACCGGACCGATCAATGAAGCGCAGTGTCACTGGTATCAACGTCGCTTCCTTACTTCTGTGGAACACAACAGGCCGTACGTTATTCTGAAATGGGCCCGTTCTGCGGATGGCTTTTTGGACCAACATCCCCGAAATGACCGAACTGTTCAGCGCATCAGTGGTGCTGCATCAAACGCGCTGGTCCACACTTGGCGTAGTCAGGAACAAGCGATCTTGGTCGGAAGTCGCACGGTTCTGAACGACGATCCACAGCTGACAACCCGGTTGGTCCATGGCCCGTCTCCGATCCGATTGATCCTTGATCGACAAGGGAACACACCAGCACTTTCCAAAGTCTATGATAGGAGTACACCGTCGATCCTTTTCACACGTGAACGGCGAGATGATATTGATATTGATATTGAACAAGAGTTGATCGGTATTAATGACGACCCGATCGAATGCATATTCAAAGCTGCACATGAACGGTCGATCAGATCGATCCTCGTTGAAGGCGGTGCCGAATTACTGAACCATTTCATCGAAAAGGATCATTGGGATGAAGCCCGAGTGATCTACGGAAAGCCACTATTCGGGAAAGGAACACCGGCCCCAATGCTGTATGCGTCAGCAACGCGGACACTAGCGATCGAAGAGGACACGATAACCTTCCACATCAACCCACGTTCACCTTCCTTACTCGGGATCAACCCGCTTGTGCAATGGTTCTGGTAA
- a CDS encoding 4-hydroxy-tetrahydrodipicolinate synthase: MDDRFRGLGVALVTPFRSNGQVDHVGLEKLIEHQILGGVDYVVSMGTTGESVTLTKKEKEQLLISTKEIVRNRVPIVLGIGGNSTAEVIEQFQSFDMDGVDAILSVSPYYNKPTQEGIYQHYKAIAGSSLRPIILYNVPGRTGSNMAAETTLRLAKDLKNIIAIKEASGNLDQIGTILKYRPADFMVISGDDALTFPLIALGAEGVISVVGNALPSEFGALVNAALKGDLETARKEHFRLHDVINLLFVEGNPGGIKHVLKVLGICEDTMRLPLVNISEATAKKLYGALADAEVVKL; encoded by the coding sequence ATGGATGATCGTTTCCGCGGCCTAGGTGTAGCCTTGGTCACTCCGTTCCGTTCCAATGGCCAGGTAGATCACGTGGGTCTGGAAAAATTGATCGAGCACCAGATCCTTGGTGGTGTGGATTATGTGGTGAGCATGGGCACCACGGGAGAAAGCGTTACGTTGACCAAGAAGGAAAAGGAACAGCTACTGATCTCTACCAAAGAGATCGTTCGGAATCGCGTTCCGATCGTACTCGGAATTGGAGGAAATAGCACAGCTGAAGTGATCGAGCAGTTCCAGTCCTTCGACATGGACGGCGTGGATGCAATACTTAGCGTGAGTCCATACTACAACAAGCCGACCCAAGAAGGGATCTACCAGCACTACAAGGCAATTGCCGGTTCCAGTCTTCGCCCGATCATTCTCTACAACGTGCCAGGCCGCACAGGCAGCAACATGGCAGCCGAGACCACCTTGCGGTTGGCCAAGGATCTCAAGAACATTATCGCGATCAAAGAGGCCAGCGGAAATCTGGACCAGATCGGCACCATCCTCAAATACCGCCCTGCGGATTTTATGGTGATCAGCGGCGATGATGCCTTAACATTCCCACTGATAGCGCTAGGAGCGGAGGGCGTGATCAGCGTGGTCGGCAACGCGCTCCCGAGTGAATTCGGTGCTTTGGTTAATGCAGCGTTAAAGGGTGATCTCGAAACCGCGCGCAAGGAACATTTCCGGCTGCACGATGTGATCAACTTACTCTTCGTTGAAGGGAATCCAGGTGGAATAAAGCACGTCCTGAAAGTCCTCGGGATCTGTGAGGATACCATGCGTTTACCGCTTGTGAACATTAGCGAGGCAACAGCGAAGAAGCTATACGGAGCCTTGGCAGATGCTGAGGTGGTGAAGTTGTAG